The region TCGCCACCCAGATGCTCGATTCCATGATCAACAATTCGCGTCCGACGCGGGCGGAGACCTCCGATGTCGCCAACGCGGTGCTGGACGGCACCGACGCGGTGATGCTCTCCGGCGAGACCAGCGTCGGCCGCTACCCGATCGAGACCGTGCAGACGATGTCACGCATCGTCGAAGCGGTCGAGGCGGGCTCGACGGAACCGCCGCCGCTGAGCCACGTCCCGCGCACCAAGCGCGGCGTCATTTCCTATGCGGCGCGCGACATCGGCGAACGCCTCAACGCCAAGGCACTGGTCGCCTTCACGCAATCCGGCGACACCGTGCGCCGGCTGGCCCGGCTGCACACCAGGCTGCCGCTGCTGGCGTTCACCCCCGAGGAATCCGTGCGGAGTCAGTTGGCTCTCACTTGGGGGACGGAGACGTTCTTGGTGCCTAAGGTGGACACGACCGACCAGATGGTGCGACAGGTCGACCAGGCGATGTTGTCCCTGGGCCGGTCGCAGCGCGGCGACATGGTGGTCGTGGTCGCCGGCTCGCCGCCCGGCACGGTCGGTTCGACCAACCTCATCCGTGTGCATCGGCTGGGCGAGGAAGATCACGTCTGATCCGCGTACTCGGACGGGAGCCAGTCGCGCTCCCGTCCGGTCACCGGACGGGAGCCAGAGCACTAGGAGCGCGCAGTGACCGAAGCCGCCCGAGCCGCAGCCGCCGATCCGGCCGGAACCCGTCTGGAAAGCGCGGTGCCGCTCGACGTGAACGGCACGCCGCACGGCCAACCGGTGCTGGACAGCCTGGTGGCCCTGCTGGACCTGGAGCGCATCGAAGAGAACATCTTCCGCGGCGTCAGCCCGGCCTCCTCGACGGTCCGGGTTTTCGGCGGGCAGGTCGCCGGCCAGGCGCTGGTGGCCGCGGGTCGCACCGTGCCGCCGGAGCGGAAGGTGCACTCGCTGCACGCCTACTTCATCCGGAGCGGCGACCCGAGCATCCCGATCGTCTACGAGGTCGACCGCACCCGCGATGGTCGATCGTTCACGACCCGCCGCGTCGTCGCGGTGCAGCACGGCAAGGCGATCTTCTCGCTGTCGGCGTCCTTCCAGGTTGAGGAGGAGGGCATCGACCATGCCGAGGCGATGCCCGATGTGCCGGATCCCGAGACGCTGCCGACCTTCGGCGAGCAGATCGGTCCGCTGTTCGAAAAGCTGGGGCCCGTCCAGCCACGGCCGATCGACGTGCGCTACGTGACCGAGCCGCCGTGGGTGAGCCGCGAACACGGTCCGCGCGAGGCTCGCAGCCAGGTGTGGATGCGCGCCGACGGCGTGCTGCCCGACAACGACCTGCTGCACGTGTGCACCGCGGCCTTCGCCTCGGACATGACGCTGCTCGACGCGGTGCTGGCCCGGCACGGCATCTACTGGGGCCTGGACAAGATCAAGGGTGTGAGCCTGGACCACGCGATGTGGTTCCACCGCCGCTTCCGCGCCGACGAGTGGCTGCTCTACGACTGCGCCTCGCCCAGCGCCTCCGGCGGTCGCGGCCTGGGCACCGGCAGGTTCTTCTCCCGGGACGGGCGCCTCGTCGCTACCGTCGTCCAAGAGGGCGTGCTGCGCCTCCGCGACTGATCTTCGGCGATTGCAATCGAAATCGCGGTCATCACGCCTCGCCCGATCGGCGGCGGCGCTTCGGGCGCAGGTGCCGCGGCGGGGTCAGGGCCCTGGTGTGCAGCTGTTCCAGCACGATCGAGCTGGTGAAGTGGCGGACCTCGGTGCGGGACGCGAGCTTGTCCACCAGGAATTCCTGCAGGTGTTTGGTGTCGGCGACCGCCACGTGCAACAGGAAATCGGCCTGACCGCTGACGTGTAGCAGCGAGCGGGTTTCCGGCTGCGCCATGACGAATTCCCGGAACCGGTCGACGACCTCGCGGGTGTGCGGGCGGACGTTGATCGCCACCACTGCTTCCAGCGCCAGCCCCATCGCCGCCGGGTTGACGTCGATGTGTGATCCGGTGATCACCCCTTGTTCCCGCAGCCGCCGAACCCGTTGCAGGCAGCTGGAGGCCGCCAGCCCCACTCGCTCGGCGAGCACCCGGTTCGGCAGGGTCGCGTCGTTCTGCAACTCCTCCAGAATCCGCCAGTCGACCGAATCAAGTTCTACAGATTCCTGCATAACCGAACATTCTATGGCGCTGGTGGCGTGATGGCGAACGAACATCGGAGAATCTGGGTATTCCACCGTTTCGATTCGAAGGAGCCGTCGTGCACATCGCCTGGGGGTCTTTCCTGCTGGCGCTGCTGGTGATCGTCCTGGTACCAGGACCGGATTTCGTGCTGGTGACCCGCAACGCCGCCAACGGCGCGCGCTGGGGCTGGCTCGCGGCAGCGGGCGTGACCTGCGGACTGCTGCTGCACGCGACGGCGGCCACCCTGGGGTTGTCCGCATTGGTGATGACGGTGCCCGCAGCCCTGTTGGTGGTCAAGGCGATCGGCGTCGCCTACCTGGCCTGGATGGGGTTGCAGATCCTGCGCAAATCCGGGTCGCCGTCGGAGGCACCCACCGTGGACGCGCCACGCTCCGGCGGCGCGATCTTCCTGCGCGGGCTGCTGACCGACGTGCTCAACCCCAAGGTGATGTTGACCTTCCTGACGCTGTTGCCGCAGGCCATGGACCCGGCGGCGGAGCCGATGACGCAGGCCGCGCTGCTCAGCGGCGTGGCTGTGGCCGCGTTCGCGATCTGGTGGCTGATCGTGGTGCCGTCGGTGCGGTGGCTGTCCGCGCTGCTGGCGGCCCCGCGTCGGCGCAAGGTCTTCGAACGGTGCTGCGGCGGCGCTTTGCTGGCGATGGCGACCTCGATCGCCGTTGGCTGAGCAGTACCGTTGACCGTCCGTGATGACGTGTTTACGCTGCACGGTCAGTCCGGGCGAGTCGAGGGAGCTGTGCCATGCACCGACGATGGGCATTGGCGTTCGGGTTGGTCGTGGCGCTGGGTGCGCCATTCGCCCTCGTCGCACCGTCCGGTGCCGCGCCCAGCGGGCCGGACGCCCTGCGCGTCGACCTCGACGACATCCTTGCCGACCAGCGGTTGAACGGTTCCCACGCCGGCGTCGTGGTGCGCGACCCGGCCACCGACCAGGTGCTCTACAGCAGGCAGGCCGCCGATCGTGCGATTCCGGCGTCGAACGCGAAACTGTTCACCTCCGCCGCGGCGCTGGAGGCGCTGGGGCCGGACTACCGGTTCCGCACCGACGTCGTGGCCGGTGCGCGGCAACAGGGTTCGGCGTTGCTCGGCGACCTCTACCTGCGTGGCACCGGCGACCCGACCATGCTCGCGGCCGACTACGACCGATTCGCGGAGCAGGTCGCGGCGTCCGGTATCCGGGAGGTGCGCGGCCGGTTGCTCGCCGACGCCACCTGGTTCGACGACGTGCCGCTGGGCACCGGTTGGGCGTGGGATGACGAGCCGTACTACTTCGCCGCCCCGGTGTCGGCGCTGACGGTCGCGCCGAACACCGATTTCGACGCCGGAACCGCGATCGTGCGGGTCACCCCGACCGCCGAAGGCCGACCGGCAGCGGCGCAGCTGGAACCCGCGACCGGCGTCGTGCAGATCGACAACCGGACGACCACCTCCGCGGCCGGCGGCCAGCCCGACGTGACCGTGCGGCGCGACCACGGCGGTTCGCGAGTGGTCGTGAGCGGGACCGTGCCGGTCGGCTCACAGCCGTTCGAGGACTTCGCCACGGTGCCGGACCCGGCCGAGTACGCCGCCGACGTCTTCGCCCGTGCGCTCGCCGCGCACGGCGTGACGATCCAGGGAACCGGGAAGGGCGCGGCCCCGGCAGGCGCGCGGGCGCTGGCCTCACGGCAGTCAATGCCGCTGCGGGAACTGCTCGTTCCGTTCCTGAAACTCAGCAACAACGGGCATGCCGAAGCCCTGGTCAAGGCGATGGGGCGGGAGGTCCGCGGCGACGGCAGCTGGCCGGCCGGGCTCGAAGTGCTGTCCGCGAAACTGAGCGGCCTGGGGGTGGACCCGAAGGTACTGCGCATGGTTGACGGCTCGGGAATGTCCACGATGGACAATGTGACGCCGGAACAACTCGCGGTGCTGCTCGACAACGCGCGCCAGCGGCCCTGGTTCCGCTCCTGGTACGACTCGCTGCCGGTGGCCGGGGCCGCGGACCGCATGGTCGGCGGCACGCTCCGCAACCGGATGGCCGGAACCCAAGCGGCGAACAACGTGCACGCCAAGACCGGGTCGATGACCGGTGTCGCGTCGTTGTCCGGTTACGTCACCGCGGCAGACGGCCGCCAACTGGTCTTCTCGGTGGTGTTCAACGATTTCCTCGCGAACTCGGCGGATGACCTGGAAGACGCGATCGCGATCCGGCTGGCCGAGTACAAGGGCGCCGAAGACCAGACGCGCGGCCGGGCGCAGACGCCGCAATCGCGCACGCCGGTCGACGACCCGGCCACGCGGGAAAACGAAAGCACGCTGGAGTGCTCGTGGGTGAAGGCATGCTGACCCCTACGGGTTCGTATTCTCCCGGTCTCTGGGAGGCATAGGGGGCCTTCCGGGGACCGGCGCGCGGTTACGCCGGTAGCGTGACGGTGTCCAGCCAGCATGAATGCCGAGGAGCCCGTCCCGTGACCTTCATCAGCGACATTCTGGCAGTCGTCGCAGGCTTGCCGAAGCCGCTCCTGGTACTGGTGACCGGCGCATTGGTGCTCGGTGAATGCACGATCGGCCTCGGCTTTCTGGTGCCCGGCGAAAGCGGACTGCTCGTCGCGTCGGCGGCGGTGACCGACGTCGGGTTTTTCTTCGTGCTGGCAAGCGTGGTCGCGTTGTGCGCGGCCATCGGCGACAACATCGGGTTCTGGTTGGGACGCCGGTACCGGCTGAAGATGCGCGAGACCAAGGTGGTGCGGAAACTCGGCCAGCAGCACTGGGATCGGGCGGGTCGGCTGCTGTGCCGGTGGGGCGTCGGAGCGGTGCTGGTGGCGCGGTTCCTGCCGGTGGTGCGGACGCTGATGCCCGCTGCGGCCGGAGCGAGCGGGATGTCGTACGTGCGGTTCTTCGTGTCGTCGCTGGCGGGGGCGGTCGGGTGGTCGGCGACGCACGTGAGCATCGGCTGGGCGGCCGGGGCGTCGGCGAAGTACATCGAGGAGACGTTGGGGCGGGCCAGTTGGATCCTGGCCGTGGTTTTGGTGGTTGCCGGGGTGGGGGTTTGGTTGCTGCGGCGGAGCCGTGGGCGGCAGGCGGTTGTTGGGGAGAGCGCAGGAGGCGCTGAGTCGGAGGATGTGGAGTCGGCGGCCTGAGGGGCTTTTCGCGCGCGTTTCGAGGGGGTTGGGGCTGTGGGAGGTTCCGTGTTGACTGGTTCGCGGGCGCGTTTTCGGGGAATGGGCGCTTTTCGAGGGGTTGGGGCCGTTGGAGGTTCGGTGTTGGCATGGTTTGGGGGGCGCGTTTTCGGGGGAATTGGCGCCTTTTCGAGGGGGTTGGGGCTGTGGGAGGTTCCGTGTTGGATGGGCCATCCCCGCGATCGGTGGAGTGTGGGGGCTGTGTTCCGGAGGTCAAGCCCGGCCTGGCGGCCGCCTCTTCGAGGTTTCAGGCTTGACATCCGGCCCACAGCCCCGGTTTGGCTTTGTATCGCGGGGATGGCCCCGGACTGGGCTGGCGCATCAGGCGGGTTGCGTCGCGGGGTGGGTTGCGTTGCGGGGCGGGTTGCGTTGCGGGGTGGCGGATTCGGTCGTGGCTGGGGCTGGTGCCGGTCGGCTTGGGGTTGTTTCGTAAGGGGTTTGATCGGTCGTGGTGAGGGGCGCCTTCGGCGTGTGGTGGAGGGTTTTTGTTGCTGGGTGGGGGTTTTCGTGGTTTTGGTGGGGTTTTCACCTGATCAAGCGATGCCGAAAAGCGTGCGAATGGGTGTTCGAATCTGGGAGAATGGAGGCATGGCACCGTTGACGGACACCCGGGACGCGAGCGTGGAGATGATGTCTTCACGGTCGTCTGTGGTGTCGTGCTCGGATGCCGAACTCATCGCCCGGATTCAGCGCTGTGAGCAGGCCATGCGGGTGGTGATGATGGAGCAGTTGCAGGTTATCGCCGAGGCCGACCGGCGGGGGCTGCATGCCGAGCGTGGCGCGAGGTCGATGCAGGTGTGGTTGCGGGAACTGCTCAACATCGACCAGAGAGACGCCAAGACTCGGGTGACGGTCGCCCGCAACGTCGAGGACCGGGCCTCGTTGTATGGCGAGACGATGCCCGCCGAGCTTCCCCAGACCGCTGCCGCCTTGTCGCAAGGCGCGATCAGTGTTGAGCATGCGCGGGTGATCGTGGCGGGCATTCGCCGGCTGCCGGAGTACGCCCGTTGTCACCGGGTGGGGGAGGTCGAGGCGACCCTGGTCGGCTACGCCCGCCAGGTGCCGCCGCGTGAGCTGGAGAAAATCGCCGAACGGATCAGGTATCTGCTGGATCAGGACGGGGCCTACCAGGACGAAGCCGACCAGCACGAGGCTCGGGAGCTGCATTACGGGACCGGCCGGGACGGGATGACGGTCATCAAGGCCCGGCTGGACCGCGAGACCGGAGCGAAATTCGTTGCCCTCATCGAGCCGCTGGCCGCGCCCTGCCCGCAAACCGCCGGCGGGGAGAAGGACCCTCGCAGTGCCGGGCAGCGCAATGCCGACGGCTTCGCCGCGCTGCTCGATCTGGCCACCGACTCCGACGGGATGCCGCGCGCCGGTGGGCAACGGCCGCACCTGACGATCACCATCGACTTCGAAGACCTCAAACGCGGGCTGGGTTTCCCCGATGAGCAGGGCATGCCCGGCACGCTGAACACCGGGCGTGCCATCACCGCCGAGAACGCGCGGCGCATCGCCTGCGACAGCGAAGTACTGCCCATGGTCCTCGACGGAGCTGGCCTGCCCCTGGACCTCGGCCGGGCCAGGCGAACCGCACCCGCACACCTGCGCGCCGCGCTACTCCAACGCGACGGCGTCTGTTCGTTTCCCGGCTGCGACCGGCCGCCGGGGACCCCCGACGCGCATCACGTCGTGAGCTGGATCGATGGTGGCCCCACCGAACTGGCCAACATGACAATGCTGTGCGGCTCCCATCACCGGACCGTGCACAGTCAGCGGTGGGAGATCCAGATGCGCGAGGGCAGACCCGTCTTCATCCCACCGTCCACCGTGGACATCGACCGAAGACCGCGACCAGGTGGCAAGGCGCTGCCCGCCCAGCATCGCGAACACCTCCGGGACCTTATCCCCTCCCAGCGGGACCCGGCGGGCGAAACGCGCCGCTCGCGTCCCGAGGCGGCGGTCAGCTGACCGGTGCCGTGGGCTTTGCGATCAGTTGTCTGCGATGCTTGGTGAACAGCTTGGGGTTGTTCATCGCCAGGACACCGGTGGTCTCGTCCTCGCGGTGGAACGTCGCTACGAAGCGGCGATCGTCCGGGGCTCCGTCGACGATCGCGATCCGGTCGGTCGGGCGCGCGTGTCCGGCGAACTGAATTCGGACTCCGTACTGCTCCGACCAGAAGTACGGCACCGACGTGAAGTTCGCCGTTGTGCGTCCGGCGAGGAGGTTGCGGACCGCCGTCGCCGGTTGTTCCATCGCCGTCGTCCAGTGCTCGAACCGCTGAGCTCCGTTAGGGGTGCGGTAGCTGGCCACGTCCCCCACGGCTACCACGTTCGGCAGGTCGGTGACGCCCCCGGCGTCGCACTGCACGCCGTTCGACACCGTCAGGCCCGAGCCGTGCAGCCAGTCGGTGTTCGGGCGCGCGCCGATGCCGACCACCACCACGTCGGCCGGCAGGACGGTGCCGTCGGTCAGCTCCACCGCCGTGACCCGCTGTTCTCCGTGCAGTCGCTCAACCCCCGTTCCGCAGAGCAGCCGCACGCCGTGGTCCGCGTGCAGGGCCGCGCACACCGCGCCGAGCTTGGGGCCGACGACGGGCGCGAGCGGCACTTCCAGCGCCTCCACCACGGTGACGTCGAGGCCGAGGTTCCGGCACGTCGATGCGACCTCGGCGCCGACGAAACCGGCGCCGACGATCACCGCCTTCGCTCCCGGGCGCAGATCGTCGCGCAACGCCAGCGCGTCGTCGAGCGTGCGCAGGGTGTGTACCCCCGGCGGGATGGCTGGCAGCGTCTTCGGGGTCGCGCCGGTCGCGATCACCACGCCGTCGGCCTGGCAACGCGTGCTGTCGTCAAGTTCGATCACACCGTCGCTTGGCGCCAGTGCGACCGCTCGTCGGCCCAGGCGCCAAGTCGCGGCTACCTCCGCGAGATCGGTTTCCTCAGCCAGTGCAAGGTCTTTCGCGCCGAGGCCGCCGGACAAGAAATCCTTCGACAGCGGCGGTCGGTCGTAAGGGCGGTGGGTTTCTTCGCCGATCAGCTCGATCCGGCCTTCGAAACCCTGCGCGCGCAGCTCTTGCGCCGCTCGCCAGCCGGCCAGCGACGCGCCGACGATCGCGACCGCCCTCATGCGACTTCCTGCGCTTCGGTCTCGACGTAGATCATCCCGTCCGCGACCGCGACCGGGTAGGTCTGCACCGGACGCTTCGCCGGCAGCCCGCACGGTAGGCCCGTGCGCAGGTCGAATGCCGCCGCGTGCAGCGGGCACTCCACCCGGCAGTCCTCCACCCAGCCCTCGGACAGCGAAGCGTCCTGATGGCTGCAGGTGTCGTCGATGGCGTAGAGATCGCCATCCACGTTGAACACCGCTATGGGGACATGCGCCTCGATGCGAACGGACTCGCCGGGCGGCAATTCGGACAGGGGGCAGGCTTGAAACATCAAGGACCTCCGTTGCGCTATCCAGAACACGGAGTGCAATGCGCAACAATGTGCGGCTCGGGTCCCGGGCGCGTCAAGAGGATCGCGGTACTTTTTTGATGTTTCGCGCGACACACCCTTCAGCGTTAGCCGCGTGTTGGCACGGACACGCCGCCGAGGCGTCCATCCGTGTTACACGGCCAAAAATCCGGCCGCGCGCTCTTGACGGGCCCGGGGGCTTCCGGCGACCGTGTTGCTCGTAACGAAACTTGGCGCGCATCGCGCAACATCCCCCTGCTGCTTCTGGAGCCGGTGTCCTCGTGCTGCCGGCGTCGACGCACCCACCCAGGAGGCCTCATGGGCAACCAACCCCGCGTGGTCGTCATCGGAGCCGGAATCGTCGGCTGTGCTCTCGCCGACGAGCTCACCGAACGCGGCTGGACCGACGTCACCGTCCTCGAACAGGGGCCGCTGTTCGCCACCGGCGGCTCCACCTCCCACGCGCCGGGCCTGGTTTTCCAGGCCAACCCGTGCAAGACCATGACCCGGTTCGCGGCTTACACCGCGGCCAAGTACCGCAACCTCGACCTCGACGGCGAGTGGTGTTTCCGCCAGCTTGGCGGGCTTGAGGTGGCCGGTTCGGCGGCGCGGTGGGACGAGGTCAAGCGGCGGCACGGTTGGCTCACCTCGTGGGGCGTCGAAAGCCACCTGCTCGGCCCCGCCGAGTGCGTCGAAATGCACCCGCTGGTGGATGTCGCGCGAATCCACGGGGGGCTGCACATTCCTACCGATGGGCTGGCCAAGCCGGTGCGCGCCGCCGAGGCGCAGGCGCGGCGCGCGATGGCGCGGGGCGCGCGGTTCCTGCCCGGGCAGCGCGTTGTCTCCATCGCGCGCGGCGACGGGCGAGTGTCCGCGGTCGTGACCGAGCAGGACCGGTTCCCCGCCGACATCGTCATCTCCTGCGTCGGCATGTGGGGGCCGCGCATCGGTGCGCTGGTGGACCTGGACATACCGCTGGTGCCGATGGCGCACCAGTACGCCAAGACCGGGACGCTGGCCGACATCGCCGGGCGCAACGATGAGCGCGCCGAGGCCGGACTGCCGATCCTGCGACACCAGGACGGCGACCTGTACTTCCGGGAACACGTCGACCGCATCGGCATCGGTTACTACGGGCACCGACCAATGACGGTGGACCCCGCCGAGATCCGCGCCCCGGGACAGACCTCGGTGATGCCGTCGATCGAGCCGTTCACCGCCGAAGACTTCCGGCCGGGGTGGGAGGAAGCCGTTTCGCTGCTGCCGGCACTCGCCCAAACCGAGGTCGTCGAAGGAATCAACGGGCTGTTCTCCTTCACCTCGGACGGGATGCCGCTGCTCGGCGAACATCCCGACCTGCGCGGATTCTGGGTTGCCGAGGCCGTGTGGATCACGCACTCGGCCGGGGTGGCTCGGGCGATGGCGCAGTGGCTCGTCGACGGGCAGCCGGAAGAGTCCCTGCATTCGTGCGATCTCAACCGGTTCGAGTCCGCCCAGCGCAGCCCCGAGTACGTGCATGCGCGCAGCAGCCGAAGCTTCATCGAGGTCTACGACATCCTGCACCCGCTCGAACCCGGGCAGGAGCCGCGGCCGATGCGGACGAGCCCGTTCTACGAGCAGCAGCAAGAACTCGGCGCGGAATTCCTCGAAGCCGCGGGTTGGGAGCGCCCGCACTGGTACGCGGCCAACGCCGGGCTGCCGGAGGTCGAGGAAGTGCCCGCCCGCGGTGCCTGGGCCTCGCGGTTCTGGTCGCCGATCGCCGGGGCCGAAGCGCTGGTCACCCGCAAGCGGGTCGCGCTGTTCGACATGACCCCGCTCAAACGGCTGGAAGTCACCGGGCCCGGCGCGCTGGAATTCCTGCAGTGGCTGACCACCAACCAGCTCGCGAAGAAACCCGGTTCGGTCACCTACACGCTGTCGCTGAACGCCGCCGGTGGCGTGCGCAGCGATCTGACCGTGGCGCGATTGTCCGAGCAGCGCTTCCAGGTCGGCGCCAACGGGAACCTCGACCTGGACTGGATGCGGCGGCAGCTGCCCGAAGACGGCCGCGTCCAGGTCCGGGACATCACCGGCGCAACCTGCTGCGTCGGTGTCTGGGGCCCGCTGGCGCGTGCGCTCGTGCAGTCCCTGACCAGCACCGACTTCTCCCACGAAGGCTTCCGCTTCTTCCGGAACAAGGCCGCGTTCATCGGCGGCGTCCCGGTGACCGCGATGCGACTGTCCTATGTGGGCGAACTTGGCTGGGAGCTCTACGCCGAGGCAGACCAGGGGCGCAAGCTGTGGGACGTGCTGTGGGACGCCGGGCAGGAGCACGGCGTCATCGCCGCCGGTCGGAGCGCCTTCAACAGCCTGCGGCTGGAGAAAGGCTATCGGTCGTGGGGCGCGGACATGACCACCGAGCACGATCCGTTCGAGGCCGGTGTCGGCTTCGCGGTCCGGATGGACAAGGACTTCCTGGGCCGGGCGGCGCTGGAGGGGCGGGAGGCCCGGCGCAAGCTGAGCCCACTGTTGATCAAGGACCGGACGTCCGTGGTCATGGGATCCGAACCCGTGCACGCGGGCGGGGCACCGGTCGGTTACGTCACCAGCGCGGCATACGGCTACAGCATCGGCGAAAGCATCGCGTACGCCTGGTTGCCCTCTTCGCACGCAGTGCCCGGCACCCCCGTGGAGATCGAGTACTTCGGCGAGAAGGTGCCCGCGGTGGTCGCCGAGGAGCCGCTGTTCGACCCCGAGATGAAGCGTTTGCGCAGTTGAAAGGGACACCATGACGACCACGGACCAGGCGTCCAGCCTGATCTCGACGTTGCCCGGTCATTACTACACCGATCCCGAGCTGTTCTCCCTGGAACAGGACCGGATCTTCGGCGCGATGTGGTTCTGCGCCGTGCGCACCGCCGACCTGGCCGAGGCCGGGCAGTTCCGGACCGTCCAGGTGGGGCGGGAGAGCGTGCTGATCGCCAGGGGACGCGACGGCGGCCTGCGAGCGTTCCTGAACATCTGCCGGCACCGCGGCGCGCGGCTGTGCGTAGCGGACACCGGGCAGGTCAAGCGCGCGTTCCAATGCCCTTACCACGCCTGGACTTACGGTACCGACGGCAAGCTGATCGCGGCACCGAACCTCACTTCGATGCCGGACGTCGACCGGACGAAATACGGGCTGATCCCCGTCGCCCTACGGGAATGGC is a window of Saccharopolyspora phatthalungensis DNA encoding:
- the tesB gene encoding acyl-CoA thioesterase II translates to MTEAARAAAADPAGTRLESAVPLDVNGTPHGQPVLDSLVALLDLERIEENIFRGVSPASSTVRVFGGQVAGQALVAAGRTVPPERKVHSLHAYFIRSGDPSIPIVYEVDRTRDGRSFTTRRVVAVQHGKAIFSLSASFQVEEEGIDHAEAMPDVPDPETLPTFGEQIGPLFEKLGPVQPRPIDVRYVTEPPWVSREHGPREARSQVWMRADGVLPDNDLLHVCTAAFASDMTLLDAVLARHGIYWGLDKIKGVSLDHAMWFHRRFRADEWLLYDCASPSASGGRGLGTGRFFSRDGRLVATVVQEGVLRLRD
- a CDS encoding Lrp/AsnC family transcriptional regulator, producing the protein MQESVELDSVDWRILEELQNDATLPNRVLAERVGLAASSCLQRVRRLREQGVITGSHIDVNPAAMGLALEAVVAINVRPHTREVVDRFREFVMAQPETRSLLHVSGQADFLLHVAVADTKHLQEFLVDKLASRTEVRHFTSSIVLEQLHTRALTPPRHLRPKRRRRSGEA
- a CDS encoding LysE family translocator translates to MHIAWGSFLLALLVIVLVPGPDFVLVTRNAANGARWGWLAAAGVTCGLLLHATAATLGLSALVMTVPAALLVVKAIGVAYLAWMGLQILRKSGSPSEAPTVDAPRSGGAIFLRGLLTDVLNPKVMLTFLTLLPQAMDPAAEPMTQAALLSGVAVAAFAIWWLIVVPSVRWLSALLAAPRRRKVFERCCGGALLAMATSIAVG
- the dacB gene encoding D-alanyl-D-alanine carboxypeptidase/D-alanyl-D-alanine endopeptidase is translated as MHRRWALAFGLVVALGAPFALVAPSGAAPSGPDALRVDLDDILADQRLNGSHAGVVVRDPATDQVLYSRQAADRAIPASNAKLFTSAAALEALGPDYRFRTDVVAGARQQGSALLGDLYLRGTGDPTMLAADYDRFAEQVAASGIREVRGRLLADATWFDDVPLGTGWAWDDEPYYFAAPVSALTVAPNTDFDAGTAIVRVTPTAEGRPAAAQLEPATGVVQIDNRTTTSAAGGQPDVTVRRDHGGSRVVVSGTVPVGSQPFEDFATVPDPAEYAADVFARALAAHGVTIQGTGKGAAPAGARALASRQSMPLRELLVPFLKLSNNGHAEALVKAMGREVRGDGSWPAGLEVLSAKLSGLGVDPKVLRMVDGSGMSTMDNVTPEQLAVLLDNARQRPWFRSWYDSLPVAGAADRMVGGTLRNRMAGTQAANNVHAKTGSMTGVASLSGYVTAADGRQLVFSVVFNDFLANSADDLEDAIAIRLAEYKGAEDQTRGRAQTPQSRTPVDDPATRENESTLECSWVKAC
- a CDS encoding DedA family protein, encoding MTFISDILAVVAGLPKPLLVLVTGALVLGECTIGLGFLVPGESGLLVASAAVTDVGFFFVLASVVALCAAIGDNIGFWLGRRYRLKMRETKVVRKLGQQHWDRAGRLLCRWGVGAVLVARFLPVVRTLMPAAAGASGMSYVRFFVSSLAGAVGWSATHVSIGWAAGASAKYIEETLGRASWILAVVLVVAGVGVWLLRRSRGRQAVVGESAGGAESEDVESAA
- a CDS encoding HNH endonuclease signature motif containing protein; this translates as MAPLTDTRDASVEMMSSRSSVVSCSDAELIARIQRCEQAMRVVMMEQLQVIAEADRRGLHAERGARSMQVWLRELLNIDQRDAKTRVTVARNVEDRASLYGETMPAELPQTAAALSQGAISVEHARVIVAGIRRLPEYARCHRVGEVEATLVGYARQVPPRELEKIAERIRYLLDQDGAYQDEADQHEARELHYGTGRDGMTVIKARLDRETGAKFVALIEPLAAPCPQTAGGEKDPRSAGQRNADGFAALLDLATDSDGMPRAGGQRPHLTITIDFEDLKRGLGFPDEQGMPGTLNTGRAITAENARRIACDSEVLPMVLDGAGLPLDLGRARRTAPAHLRAALLQRDGVCSFPGCDRPPGTPDAHHVVSWIDGGPTELANMTMLCGSHHRTVHSQRWEIQMREGRPVFIPPSTVDIDRRPRPGGKALPAQHREHLRDLIPSQRDPAGETRRSRPEAAVS
- a CDS encoding NAD(P)/FAD-dependent oxidoreductase yields the protein MRAVAIVGASLAGWRAAQELRAQGFEGRIELIGEETHRPYDRPPLSKDFLSGGLGAKDLALAEETDLAEVAATWRLGRRAVALAPSDGVIELDDSTRCQADGVVIATGATPKTLPAIPPGVHTLRTLDDALALRDDLRPGAKAVIVGAGFVGAEVASTCRNLGLDVTVVEALEVPLAPVVGPKLGAVCAALHADHGVRLLCGTGVERLHGEQRVTAVELTDGTVLPADVVVVGIGARPNTDWLHGSGLTVSNGVQCDAGGVTDLPNVVAVGDVASYRTPNGAQRFEHWTTAMEQPATAVRNLLAGRTTANFTSVPYFWSEQYGVRIQFAGHARPTDRIAIVDGAPDDRRFVATFHREDETTGVLAMNNPKLFTKHRRQLIAKPTAPVS
- a CDS encoding bifunctional 3-phenylpropionate/cinnamic acid dioxygenase ferredoxin subunit, encoding MFQACPLSELPPGESVRIEAHVPIAVFNVDGDLYAIDDTCSHQDASLSEGWVEDCRVECPLHAAAFDLRTGLPCGLPAKRPVQTYPVAVADGMIYVETEAQEVA
- a CDS encoding GcvT family protein → MGNQPRVVVIGAGIVGCALADELTERGWTDVTVLEQGPLFATGGSTSHAPGLVFQANPCKTMTRFAAYTAAKYRNLDLDGEWCFRQLGGLEVAGSAARWDEVKRRHGWLTSWGVESHLLGPAECVEMHPLVDVARIHGGLHIPTDGLAKPVRAAEAQARRAMARGARFLPGQRVVSIARGDGRVSAVVTEQDRFPADIVISCVGMWGPRIGALVDLDIPLVPMAHQYAKTGTLADIAGRNDERAEAGLPILRHQDGDLYFREHVDRIGIGYYGHRPMTVDPAEIRAPGQTSVMPSIEPFTAEDFRPGWEEAVSLLPALAQTEVVEGINGLFSFTSDGMPLLGEHPDLRGFWVAEAVWITHSAGVARAMAQWLVDGQPEESLHSCDLNRFESAQRSPEYVHARSSRSFIEVYDILHPLEPGQEPRPMRTSPFYEQQQELGAEFLEAAGWERPHWYAANAGLPEVEEVPARGAWASRFWSPIAGAEALVTRKRVALFDMTPLKRLEVTGPGALEFLQWLTTNQLAKKPGSVTYTLSLNAAGGVRSDLTVARLSEQRFQVGANGNLDLDWMRRQLPEDGRVQVRDITGATCCVGVWGPLARALVQSLTSTDFSHEGFRFFRNKAAFIGGVPVTAMRLSYVGELGWELYAEADQGRKLWDVLWDAGQEHGVIAAGRSAFNSLRLEKGYRSWGADMTTEHDPFEAGVGFAVRMDKDFLGRAALEGREARRKLSPLLIKDRTSVVMGSEPVHAGGAPVGYVTSAAYGYSIGESIAYAWLPSSHAVPGTPVEIEYFGEKVPAVVAEEPLFDPEMKRLRS